A stretch of the Staphylococcus sp. NRL 16/872 genome encodes the following:
- a CDS encoding GNAT family N-acetyltransferase, which produces MNHKKTYLTKQIKFKQFNIVIEGPISFDDLKNLDFDEALNAFRPSQDQFEALLEITQLPEGRIYISRIDQHIIGYVTYHYPDEFERWSEGHLPYLIELGAIEVHKDYRQYHIGGELISQSLSQDEFEDYIVLTTEYYWHWDLAQAKLNVYDYKKMMQKLMSKGGLEVFATDDPEITSHPANCLMARIGNRISLDQQQAFDDLRYKNRFLF; this is translated from the coding sequence ATGAATCACAAAAAAACATACCTCACTAAACAAATAAAATTTAAGCAATTCAATATAGTTATAGAAGGCCCTATCTCGTTTGACGATTTAAAGAATTTAGATTTTGATGAAGCATTAAATGCCTTTCGCCCTTCTCAAGATCAATTTGAAGCATTATTAGAAATTACACAGTTACCTGAAGGACGCATTTATATATCGAGAATAGATCAGCACATTATTGGCTATGTAACTTATCATTATCCCGATGAATTTGAACGTTGGTCTGAAGGTCACTTACCTTACTTGATTGAACTAGGCGCAATTGAGGTGCATAAAGACTATAGACAATATCATATCGGTGGTGAACTCATTTCTCAAAGTCTTTCACAAGATGAATTTGAAGATTATATCGTCTTGACCACAGAATACTATTGGCATTGGGATTTAGCACAAGCCAAATTAAATGTCTATGATTATAAAAAAATGATGCAAAAATTAATGTCTAAAGGTGGATTAGAAGTATTTGCGACAGATGATCCAGAAATCACAAGTCATCCCGCCAATTGTTTGATGGCTAGAATCGGTAACAGAATCTCACTCGACCAACAACAGGCATTTGATGATTTAAGGTATAAAAATCGCTTTCTTTTCTAA
- the acsA gene encoding acetate--CoA ligase, whose amino-acid sequence MKIEVYEAQNGNYNLKNYEETYENFNWDEVKKAFSWYETGKLNMAYECIDRHVDEGKGDKIALNYRDERRKEQYTFKQLKTLSNQAANVLVEKANVQKGDRVFIFMPRTPELYFAFLGILKIGAIVGPLFEAFMEKAVTDRLENSEAKVIITTNSLLSRIPKDKLSHLKTIIVVDEDVEEGYVDFNKELKQASEDFDIEWLQEDDGLILHYTSGSTGQPKGVLHVQKAMLLHYISGKYVLDLQEDDIYWCTADPGWVTGTSYGVFAPWLNGVTNCIAGGRFSPEQWYSMIEEFKVTIWYTAPTALRMLMSAGDDVVEKYNLSSLRSILSVGEPLNPEVIKWSKEVYDKRVLDTWWMTETGGHMIVNYPSVDVKLGSMGKPLPGIEAAIIDDSGKELPPNRMGNLAIKKGWPSMMYAIWKNPEKYESYFIGDWYVSGDSAYKDEDGYYWFQGRVDDVIMTAGERVGPFEVESKLVEHEAIAEAGVIGKPDPVRGEIIKAFISLRQGYEPSDELKEEIRKFVKEGLSGHAAPREIEFKDKLPKTRSGKIMRRVLKAWELNLDAGDLSTMED is encoded by the coding sequence ATGAAAATAGAAGTTTATGAAGCTCAAAATGGTAATTATAATTTAAAAAATTATGAGGAAACATATGAAAATTTCAACTGGGATGAAGTGAAAAAGGCATTTTCATGGTACGAAACTGGGAAATTGAATATGGCGTATGAGTGTATTGATCGTCATGTGGATGAAGGAAAGGGAGACAAAATCGCTTTAAATTACAGAGATGAGCGACGAAAAGAACAATATACATTTAAACAATTGAAAACATTATCGAATCAAGCTGCAAATGTATTAGTTGAGAAAGCAAATGTACAAAAAGGTGATCGTGTATTTATATTTATGCCTCGTACACCAGAATTATATTTTGCTTTTCTAGGAATTTTAAAAATTGGTGCTATCGTTGGTCCATTATTTGAAGCTTTTATGGAAAAAGCTGTGACAGATCGTTTGGAAAATAGTGAAGCGAAAGTAATTATTACGACAAATAGTTTATTAAGTAGAATACCTAAAGACAAATTGTCACATCTTAAAACAATCATTGTTGTAGATGAAGATGTGGAAGAAGGTTACGTTGATTTCAACAAAGAGCTTAAACAAGCTAGTGAAGACTTTGATATCGAATGGTTACAAGAAGATGATGGCTTAATCTTGCATTATACTTCAGGTTCAACTGGACAACCTAAAGGGGTATTACATGTTCAAAAGGCGATGTTATTACATTATATTTCTGGTAAATATGTATTAGATTTACAAGAGGACGATATTTATTGGTGCACAGCTGATCCAGGATGGGTTACAGGTACTTCTTATGGGGTATTTGCACCATGGTTAAACGGCGTGACTAACTGTATTGCTGGAGGAAGATTCTCTCCAGAACAGTGGTATAGCATGATTGAAGAATTTAAAGTAACGATTTGGTATACAGCTCCAACTGCTTTAAGGATGTTAATGAGTGCAGGGGATGATGTCGTTGAAAAATACAATTTATCTTCTCTACGTTCAATTTTATCAGTCGGTGAACCACTTAACCCTGAAGTAATTAAATGGTCAAAAGAAGTTTATGATAAGAGAGTGCTTGATACATGGTGGATGACAGAAACTGGAGGCCATATGATTGTCAATTACCCATCAGTGGACGTTAAATTAGGTTCTATGGGTAAACCATTACCTGGTATTGAAGCGGCTATCATTGATGATTCTGGAAAAGAATTGCCACCAAACCGCATGGGTAATTTAGCAATTAAAAAAGGTTGGCCATCAATGATGTATGCGATTTGGAAGAATCCTGAAAAATATGAATCTTACTTTATCGGTGATTGGTATGTTTCAGGAGATTCAGCATATAAAGACGAAGATGGCTACTACTGGTTCCAAGGTCGTGTAGATGATGTCATTATGACAGCAGGGGAACGTGTCGGTCCATTTGAAGTTGAATCTAAATTAGTAGAACATGAAGCAATTGCTGAAGCAGGTGTCATTGGTAAACCTGACCCAGTAAGAGGTGAAATTATTAAAGCATTTATTTCTTTAAGACAAGGATATGAACCATCAGATGAACTTAAGGAAGAAATCCGTAAATTTGTTAAAGAAGGCTTGTCAGGACATGCTGCGCCTCGAGAAATTGAATTTAAAGATAAATTACCTAAAACACGTTCAGGTAAAATTATGAGACGGGTCCTTAAAGCTTGGGAATTAAATTTAGACGCTGGGGACTTAAGTACGATGGAAGATTAA
- a CDS encoding formate--tetrahydrofolate ligase, whose product MAHLSDLDIANQSELKPIGEIAKKAGISEDALEQYGHYKAKIDINQIKPKDNKGKVVLVTAMSPTPAGEGKSTVTVGLSDAFNELNKNVMVALREPALGPTFGIKGGATGGGYAQVLPMEDINLHFNGDFHAITTANNALSAFIDNHIHQGNDLGIDVRRIEWKRVLDMNDRALRHVNVGLGGPTNGVPREDGFNITVASEIMAILCLARNIKDLKEKISRITIGYTRERKPITVADLKVEGALAMILKDAIKPNLVQTIEGTPALVHGGPFANIAHGCNSILATETARDLADIVVTEAGFGSDLGAEKFIDIKAREAGFEPSAVVLVATVRALKMHGGVAKDDLKEENVEAVKAGIVNLERHVNNIRKFGVEPVIALNAFIHDTDAETEAVKAWAKENNVRIALTEVWEKGGKGGVELANQVLEVIEQPNDFKFLYDLDQSLEEKIETIVKDIYGGSSVTFSKKAKKQLKEFTDNGWGKYPICMAKTQYSFSDDATALGAPTDFDITIRELEAKTGAGFIVALTGAIMTMPGLPKKPAALNMDVTDDGHAVGLF is encoded by the coding sequence TTGGCACATTTATCAGATTTAGATATTGCTAATCAATCAGAACTAAAACCTATTGGAGAAATCGCTAAAAAAGCAGGTATTTCTGAAGATGCTTTAGAACAATATGGTCATTACAAAGCTAAGATTGATATTAATCAAATTAAACCTAAAGATAACAAAGGGAAAGTTGTATTAGTAACTGCAATGAGTCCTACTCCAGCTGGGGAAGGTAAATCAACAGTTACTGTAGGTTTATCTGATGCATTTAATGAGTTAAATAAAAACGTTATGGTTGCTTTACGTGAACCAGCGTTAGGACCAACTTTCGGTATTAAAGGTGGTGCCACTGGTGGTGGTTACGCACAAGTATTACCTATGGAAGACATTAACTTACACTTTAATGGTGACTTCCATGCAATTACAACAGCAAACAATGCATTATCAGCATTCATCGATAACCACATTCACCAAGGCAACGATTTAGGTATCGACGTACGCCGTATCGAATGGAAACGTGTTTTAGACATGAACGACCGTGCATTACGTCATGTGAATGTTGGTTTAGGTGGACCTACAAATGGTGTACCTCGTGAAGATGGCTTTAATATCACAGTTGCATCTGAAATTATGGCTATTTTATGTTTAGCTCGTAATATCAAAGACTTAAAAGAAAAAATTAGCCGTATTACAATTGGTTATACACGTGAACGTAAACCAATCACAGTTGCTGATCTTAAAGTTGAAGGCGCTTTAGCTATGATCTTAAAAGACGCTATTAAACCAAACTTAGTACAAACAATCGAAGGTACTCCTGCATTAGTACATGGTGGACCATTCGCTAACATCGCTCATGGCTGTAACTCAATTTTAGCTACAGAAACTGCACGTGACTTAGCTGATATCGTAGTTACTGAAGCAGGTTTCGGTTCAGACTTAGGTGCTGAAAAATTCATCGACATCAAAGCTCGTGAAGCAGGTTTCGAACCTTCAGCAGTAGTGTTAGTTGCGACAGTTCGTGCGCTTAAAATGCATGGTGGCGTAGCTAAAGACGACTTAAAAGAAGAAAACGTTGAAGCAGTTAAAGCTGGTATCGTTAACTTAGAACGTCACGTTAACAACATCCGTAAATTCGGTGTAGAACCAGTTATCGCATTAAACGCATTCATCCACGATACTGATGCTGAAACTGAAGCAGTAAAAGCTTGGGCTAAAGAAAACAACGTACGTATCGCTTTAACTGAAGTTTGGGAAAAAGGCGGTAAAGGTGGCGTTGAGCTTGCTAACCAAGTACTTGAAGTTATCGAACAACCAAACGACTTCAAATTCTTATATGATTTAGATCAATCATTAGAAGAAAAAATCGAAACAATCGTTAAAGATATCTATGGTGGTTCTTCAGTTACATTTAGTAAAAAAGCTAAAAAACAATTGAAAGAATTCACTGATAACGGTTGGGGCAAATATCCAATCTGTATGGCTAAAACACAATATTCATTCAGTGACGATGCTACTGCATTAGGTGCGCCAACTGACTTTGATATTACAATCAGAGAATTAGAAGCTAAAACAGGTGCTGGATTCATCGTTGCATTAACAGGTGCAATCATGACTATGCCTGGTTTACCTAAGAAACCAGCTGCATTAAACATGGACGTTACAGACGACGGTCATGCTGTTGGTTTATTCTAA
- a CDS encoding ISL3 family transposase, which translates to MCKSILNTLRIKDKNLNFLDEVIEKKYKGRMSLFYYAELTYQPTHCENCLTKNENFSIVKNGKKTSTITLLKIMEMPAYLKLQKQRFYCKTCDSYFTAKSNIVDNHCFISNKTKLAVLDKAQEYRSQKSIAKSCLVSSMTVSRVINQAASDVGQSSFDALPEHLMMDEFKSVKNVIGKMSFIYADAVSHRIVDVVADRKLKSLKDHFYRYSLKLRKKVKTVTIDMYEPYMSLIKQLFPNAKIIIDRFHIVQSLNRALNMSRVHIMNCYKTSNRPLYNKYKSYWKLFLKPFETLEAFNYRKVRLFKEWKTEKGIMNYLLSVDVELFNTYHYVHELRRLLKENQIEKFTHKLFSIHLSDVCPKLRPVIRTLRRLTAFIENTMIYSNLTNGPLEGINNKIKLIKRVSFGYRNYDNLRNRIIITSRLFASTTKKEIKQPKVA; encoded by the coding sequence ATGTGTAAGTCTATATTAAATACATTAAGAATTAAAGATAAAAATCTAAATTTTTTAGATGAAGTGATTGAGAAAAAATATAAAGGACGAATGAGCTTGTTTTACTATGCAGAGCTCACTTATCAACCTACACATTGTGAAAATTGTTTAACTAAAAACGAAAATTTTTCTATAGTTAAAAATGGTAAGAAAACTTCAACGATTACTTTACTTAAAATTATGGAAATGCCTGCTTATTTGAAGCTTCAAAAACAAAGATTTTATTGTAAGACATGTGATAGTTATTTTACTGCTAAATCTAATATTGTCGATAATCATTGTTTTATTTCTAACAAAACAAAACTTGCAGTTTTAGATAAAGCACAAGAATACCGCTCTCAAAAATCTATCGCCAAGTCATGCTTAGTATCATCAATGACTGTATCTAGAGTGATTAATCAAGCGGCAAGCGACGTAGGTCAGTCTTCTTTTGATGCTTTACCTGAACACTTAATGATGGACGAATTTAAAAGTGTTAAAAATGTAATTGGAAAAATGAGTTTTATTTATGCAGATGCTGTATCGCACCGCATCGTAGATGTGGTAGCGGATCGTAAGTTAAAATCGCTGAAAGATCATTTTTATCGTTATTCTTTGAAACTAAGAAAAAAAGTCAAAACTGTAACGATTGATATGTATGAACCCTATATGTCGCTAATCAAGCAATTATTTCCTAATGCGAAGATTATTATTGATCGTTTTCATATTGTTCAATCTTTAAATCGAGCGTTAAATATGTCTAGAGTTCATATAATGAATTGTTATAAAACCTCTAATAGACCGCTTTATAATAAATATAAAAGTTATTGGAAACTATTTCTTAAACCTTTTGAAACGCTAGAAGCATTTAATTATCGTAAAGTCCGTTTATTTAAAGAGTGGAAAACCGAAAAAGGAATTATGAATTACTTATTAAGTGTAGATGTTGAATTATTTAATACATATCACTACGTTCATGAGCTAAGACGATTATTAAAAGAAAACCAAATAGAGAAATTTACTCATAAACTCTTTTCTATTCATCTTTCAGATGTGTGTCCTAAATTACGTCCAGTTATTAGAACTTTAAGAAGATTAACAGCTTTCATTGAAAACACCATGATATATTCTAACCTGACCAACGGTCCGTTAGAAGGAATTAATAATAAAATCAAACTCATTAAAAGGGTATCTTTTGGTTATAGAAATTATGATAATTTACGTAATCGAATTATTATAACTTCGCGACTATTTGCCTCAACAACAAAAAAAGAGATTAAACAACCTAAGGTTGCTTAA
- a CDS encoding transglycosylase domain-containing protein, with amino-acid sequence MKVRLTQANRSQKLNTFEKTYKRLKHICVGLFSIALLCAVIGFLGTVLYFHHLTHEASQISNVELKQKVLHFAGDDLLNHDNKNILQEYDRSQNSLIVGPAHVSPNVIKALTSSEDTLFYRHSGVLPKALVRAMVQDVFNLQQSTGGSTITQQLVKNQVLTNKKTYSRKANEIILAMRLEKILSKNEIIYTYLNIVPFGRDYEGSNITGIASASYSLFGVPPFELNIAQSAYLVGLLQSPYMYTPYNTDGSLKPPSEVEISIQRQHYVLKRMLVEGVISKEEYMHAKKYNIYQHLLTNPKLHNTKQTSA; translated from the coding sequence ATGAAAGTACGATTAACTCAAGCCAATAGAAGTCAAAAATTAAATACTTTTGAAAAAACATATAAAAGATTAAAACATATTTGTGTAGGTTTATTTAGTATTGCTTTATTATGTGCTGTTATTGGTTTCCTTGGTACTGTATTGTATTTTCATCATTTAACGCATGAAGCCTCTCAAATTAGTAATGTAGAACTCAAACAAAAAGTACTTCACTTTGCTGGTGATGATCTTTTAAATCATGATAACAAGAATATTTTACAAGAATACGACCGTTCTCAAAACTCTTTAATTGTAGGTCCTGCCCACGTTAGTCCGAATGTTATCAAAGCATTAACATCGTCTGAAGATACTTTATTTTATAGACATAGTGGTGTTTTGCCTAAAGCCTTAGTACGTGCTATGGTACAAGATGTGTTTAATTTACAGCAAAGTACAGGTGGAAGTACAATTACTCAACAATTAGTTAAAAACCAAGTCCTTACTAATAAAAAAACATACAGTCGTAAAGCAAATGAAATTATATTGGCTATGCGTCTTGAAAAAATCTTGTCTAAAAATGAAATTATTTATACATATTTAAACATTGTACCTTTCGGTCGTGATTATGAAGGGTCTAACATTACTGGTATTGCTTCAGCATCTTACAGTTTATTTGGCGTGCCACCTTTTGAATTAAATATTGCTCAGTCGGCTTATTTAGTTGGTTTATTACAAAGTCCATATATGTATACCCCTTATAACACAGATGGCAGTTTAAAACCTCCAAGTGAAGTTGAAATTAGCATTCAAAGGCAACATTATGTATTGAAGAGAATGTTAGTTGAAGGCGTTATTAGCAAAGAAGAATATATGCACGCTAAGAAGTATAATATCTATCAACATTTGCTTACTAATCCTAAATTGCATAATACAAAGCAAACGTCTGCTTAA
- the tyrS gene encoding tyrosine--tRNA ligase yields MTNALIEELQWRGLIYQQTDEQGIEELLNKEQVTLYCGADPTADSLHIGHLLPFMTLRRFQEHGHRPIVLIGGGTGMIGDPSGKSEERVLQTEEQVEVNVQGLSKQMHKLFEFGTEKGAVLVNNKDWLSQISLISFLRDYGKHVGVNYMLGKDSIQTRLENGISYTEFTYTILQAIDFGHLNRELNCKIQVGGSDQWGNITSGIELMRRMYGQTEAYGLTISLVTKSDGKKFGKSESGAVWLDAEKTSPYEFYQFWINQSDEDVIKFLKYFTFLDKEEIERLEQSRDEAPHLREAQKALAENVTRFIHGQEALDDAIRISQALFSGDLKSLSGKELKEGFKDVPQVELSTDTTNIIEALIETGIASSKRQAREDVNNGAIYINGERQQSVDYELSSEDKIDDEFTIIRRGKKKYFMINYK; encoded by the coding sequence GTGACAAACGCATTAATTGAAGAATTACAGTGGAGAGGTTTAATTTACCAACAAACTGACGAACAAGGTATTGAAGAACTTTTAAATAAAGAGCAAGTAACGTTATATTGTGGTGCAGATCCAACAGCAGATAGCTTGCATATTGGTCATTTACTACCATTCATGACTTTACGTCGTTTCCAAGAACACGGACATCGTCCAATTGTATTAATTGGGGGAGGCACTGGTATGATTGGTGACCCTTCTGGTAAATCAGAAGAACGTGTGCTACAAACTGAAGAACAAGTTGAAGTGAATGTTCAAGGTTTAAGCAAACAAATGCACAAATTATTCGAATTTGGTACTGAAAAAGGTGCAGTTTTAGTTAATAACAAAGATTGGTTAAGTCAAATTTCATTGATTAGCTTCTTACGTGATTATGGTAAACATGTAGGGGTTAACTATATGTTAGGTAAAGATTCAATTCAAACACGATTAGAAAATGGTATTTCATACACTGAATTCACATACACAATTTTACAAGCAATTGACTTTGGTCATTTAAACCGTGAATTAAATTGTAAAATTCAAGTAGGTGGATCAGACCAATGGGGTAACATCACAAGCGGTATTGAATTAATGCGTCGTATGTATGGTCAAACAGAAGCATACGGTTTAACAATTTCATTAGTAACTAAATCCGACGGTAAAAAATTTGGTAAATCAGAATCTGGTGCTGTATGGTTAGATGCAGAAAAAACAAGCCCTTATGAATTCTACCAATTCTGGATTAACCAATCTGACGAAGATGTCATCAAATTCTTAAAATATTTCACATTCTTAGATAAAGAAGAAATTGAGCGTTTAGAACAATCTAGAGATGAAGCACCTCATTTACGTGAAGCTCAAAAAGCTTTAGCTGAAAATGTAACTAGATTCATCCACGGTCAAGAAGCGTTAGACGATGCGATTCGTATTTCTCAAGCTTTATTTAGTGGTGATTTAAAATCATTATCAGGCAAAGAATTAAAAGAAGGTTTCAAAGATGTGCCACAAGTAGAATTATCAACTGACACTACAAATATCATCGAAGCTTTAATTGAAACTGGCATTGCTTCATCTAAACGCCAAGCACGTGAAGATGTAAATAATGGCGCTATTTATATTAATGGTGAAAGACAACAATCTGTTGATTACGAATTAAGTAGTGAAGATAAAATTGATGATGAATTTACAATTATCCGTCGTGGTAAGAAAAAATATTTCATGATTAATTATAAATAA
- a CDS encoding MarR family transcriptional regulator — MQKNKEEILMNSFRDLFNKIGWLNKDKMEHALKGYKSSEVHCIEAIKEHSQPNVRYLADTLYMTRGAISKLTKRLLQKGLIENYRNPNNKKEIYFKLTAEGEHIYQIHSELHQEFQQRDEKVFETMTNEEFENMMAFIHRYNQHLDEEIIKQDRRP, encoded by the coding sequence ATGCAGAAAAATAAAGAAGAAATCTTAATGAACAGTTTTAGAGATTTATTCAATAAAATAGGTTGGCTAAATAAAGATAAAATGGAACATGCATTAAAAGGCTATAAATCGAGTGAAGTTCATTGTATCGAAGCTATAAAAGAACATTCACAACCTAACGTTCGTTATCTAGCTGATACGTTATATATGACACGAGGCGCAATTAGTAAACTTACTAAACGTTTACTACAAAAAGGTTTAATTGAAAACTATAGAAATCCAAATAATAAAAAAGAAATTTATTTTAAATTAACGGCTGAAGGTGAACACATTTATCAAATTCACTCAGAGTTACATCAAGAATTCCAACAAAGAGATGAAAAAGTCTTTGAAACTATGACTAATGAAGAATTTGAAAATATGATGGCTTTTATACATCGATATAATCAACATTTGGATGAAGAAATTATTAAACAAGACCGTAGACCATAA
- a CDS encoding MDR family MFS transporter produces the protein MSNQKTNQISKETMTAAWAIALGAIAPMLDSTMINIAIKQLNQTFNTTLDTVQWGITGYILALAMIIPVAGWLINQFNGKRVFIGASLLFGLTSVLAGISWNVESFIIFRINQGLSAGVITTLMFTLLIKTTGQEHIGKVMAVVSTPMIFGPILGPVLGGFIVHFASWRWMFFINIVVVIIAVALQMKYLPDFKPFNKAKPMDFIGIILLALISLVFIYGLTKAADYHSFFNSVTLIYIIIGVVLMIGYYFYNRHKSNDTILPLSIFKKRNYSASFVGLFLSNIGIMGPMVIIPLYFQTFKHYTAIEAAVALIPQGLGMLITRPYIGKVIDKYGAKWVVVISIIIAMFGSVPLLFITQHTSIIWLSVILFIRGCSVGGINLGMTTDAYMGLAEDEIAEAGVGINMIENVGASFGTAFIATTLAMVLNRLSNSVAHSIIAYHAGFLVSVITLLIIIIPALFLTHKSQPTA, from the coding sequence ATGTCTAATCAAAAGACGAATCAAATTTCCAAAGAGACAATGACAGCCGCATGGGCAATTGCTTTAGGTGCCATTGCGCCAATGCTTGATTCAACGATGATCAATATCGCAATTAAACAACTCAACCAAACTTTCAATACAACTTTAGATACTGTGCAATGGGGGATAACAGGCTATATCTTAGCATTAGCCATGATTATTCCTGTGGCAGGATGGTTAATTAACCAATTTAATGGTAAGCGTGTATTTATAGGCGCTTCATTACTATTTGGATTGACCTCTGTATTAGCTGGTATAAGTTGGAATGTCGAAAGTTTTATTATATTTCGTATTAATCAAGGTCTAAGTGCTGGTGTTATAACAACATTAATGTTTACGTTGTTAATTAAAACAACTGGCCAAGAACATATTGGTAAAGTCATGGCTGTAGTAAGCACGCCGATGATATTTGGGCCCATTTTAGGACCTGTACTTGGTGGCTTCATCGTCCACTTCGCTTCATGGCGCTGGATGTTCTTTATTAATATCGTTGTCGTTATTATCGCAGTAGCGCTTCAGATGAAATATTTACCAGACTTTAAACCATTCAATAAAGCTAAACCAATGGATTTCATTGGTATTATCCTTTTAGCTTTAATTAGCTTAGTATTTATATATGGTCTGACTAAAGCAGCAGACTATCACAGTTTCTTTAATTCTGTGACATTAATTTATATCATTATCGGTGTAGTTTTGATGATAGGCTATTATTTCTATAATCGACATAAAAGTAATGACACTATTTTACCTTTATCAATTTTCAAAAAAAGAAATTATAGTGCATCATTTGTTGGGTTATTCCTATCAAACATCGGAATTATGGGACCGATGGTTATTATTCCGCTTTATTTCCAAACCTTTAAACATTATACGGCAATTGAAGCGGCTGTAGCTTTAATTCCACAAGGTTTAGGTATGTTGATTACGCGTCCATATATTGGGAAAGTCATTGATAAATATGGCGCGAAATGGGTTGTGGTCATTAGCATAATTATCGCTATGTTTGGCTCAGTGCCATTATTATTTATTACGCAACATACAAGTATTATTTGGCTTTCAGTAATTTTATTTATCAGAGGTTGTAGTGTAGGTGGTATCAATTTAGGTATGACCACTGATGCCTATATGGGTCTTGCAGAAGATGAAATTGCTGAAGCAGGCGTTGGTATTAATATGATTGAAAATGTGGGCGCAAGCTTCGGAACTGCCTTCATTGCTACGACACTGGCGATGGTATTGAATCGTCTAAGTAATTCAGTGGCTCATAGTATTATTGCATACCATGCAGGGTTCTTAGTATCAGTAATTACATTATTGATCATTATAATTCCAGCGTTATTCTTAACACATAAGAGTCAACCAACTGCATAA
- a CDS encoding S1C family serine protease codes for MSDYNQDNYTENSNDYSQPRKPKFPWFKTILVALIAGIIGALLVLGASKLINNSGVNNNGGQVQEATNSKGGNMLDGKSDKYKSVNAMIKDVSPAIVGVINMQKATSLNDLLEGKSTKAQEAGVGSGVIYQINDNSAYIVTNNHVISGASEIKVQLHSGKQVNAKLIGKDAVSDIAVLKIDKVGGIKSMKFANSSKVQTGDSVFAMGNPLGLEFANSVTSGIISANERTIESNTTSGGTKVNVLQTDAAINPGNSGGALVDVNGNLVGINSMKIAAEQVEGIGFAIPSNEVKVTIEQLVKNGKIERPSIGIGLLNLSDIPDSYKKELKTDREDGIYVAKVSHGSDLKVGDIITKIDDKEVKEDTDLRTYLYQNKKPGETAKLTVIRDGKTQEVTVTLKNQKSTASESSSSESENNSQFLR; via the coding sequence ATGTCTGATTATAATCAAGATAATTATACGGAAAACAGTAATGATTATTCACAACCTAGAAAACCTAAATTTCCATGGTTTAAAACTATCTTGGTTGCGTTAATTGCAGGTATTATCGGAGCATTACTTGTATTAGGTGCAAGTAAACTTATAAATAACAGTGGTGTCAATAACAATGGTGGTCAAGTCCAAGAAGCGACCAATAGTAAAGGTGGCAATATGCTTGATGGTAAAAGTGACAAATATAAATCTGTCAATGCTATGATTAAAGATGTGTCTCCAGCGATTGTAGGCGTCATCAATATGCAAAAAGCGACAAGTTTAAATGATTTATTAGAAGGTAAATCTACGAAAGCACAAGAAGCGGGTGTCGGTTCAGGTGTGATTTATCAAATTAATGATAACTCAGCCTATATCGTGACGAATAATCATGTTATTAGTGGTGCTTCTGAAATTAAAGTTCAACTACATAGTGGTAAACAAGTTAATGCGAAGTTAATTGGTAAAGATGCTGTGTCTGATATTGCAGTATTAAAAATTGATAAAGTTGGCGGCATTAAATCAATGAAATTCGCAAACTCTTCTAAAGTTCAAACGGGTGATAGCGTATTTGCAATGGGTAATCCACTCGGTTTAGAATTTGCGAATTCAGTAACATCAGGTATTATTTCTGCTAATGAGCGTACAATCGAATCTAATACAACATCTGGAGGCACTAAAGTTAACGTTTTACAAACAGATGCTGCGATTAACCCAGGTAACTCTGGTGGTGCTTTGGTAGATGTTAACGGTAACTTAGTCGGTATTAACTCTATGAAAATTGCTGCCGAACAAGTAGAAGGCATAGGCTTTGCTATCCCTAGTAATGAAGTTAAAGTTACAATCGAGCAACTTGTGAAAAATGGTAAAATCGAACGCCCTTCTATTGGTATTGGATTACTTAACTTAAGTGATATTCCTGATTCTTATAAAAAAGAATTAAAAACTGATCGTGAAGATGGTATTTATGTTGCTAAAGTTAGCCATGGTAGTGACTTAAAAGTTGGTGACATTATTACGAAAATCGATGATAAAGAAGTTAAAGAAGACACTGATTTAAGAACATATTTATATCAAAATAAAAAACCGGGCGAAACTGCTAAATTAACAGTCATTCGCGACGGTAAAACACAAGAAGTGACAGTCACTTTAAAAAATCAAAAATCGACAGCATCTGAATCATCATCTTCAGAATCAGAAAATAATAGTCAATTTTTAAGATAA